A single window of Nicotiana tomentosiformis chromosome 1, ASM39032v3, whole genome shotgun sequence DNA harbors:
- the LOC104117023 gene encoding general transcription and DNA repair factor IIH subunit TFB4: MTPVSSKLYTDDVSLLMVLIDTNPYFWSSMKNTAFTFSKFLSHVLAFLNSILLLNQMNQVVVIATGYHSCDYVFDSSSSMQRAECLLEKLEEFVDKDESLSQEDSVDGVGFSLLSGSLSMALCYIQRVFRTGPLHPQPRILCLHGSPDGPGQYVAVMNAIFSAQRSMVPIDSCVIGSQHSAFLQQASYITGGVYLKPQVSDGLFQYLSTVFATDLHSRAFLQLPRPVGVDFRASCFCHKNTIDMGYICSVCLSIFCKHHKKCSTCGSNFGEARKQDPSASDQKRNPRW; the protein is encoded by the exons ATGACTCCGGTTTCATCAAAGCTTTACACAG ATGATGTAAGCCTATTGATGGTTCTGATCGATACTAATCCGTACTTTTGGAGCTCCATGAAGAATACTGCCTTCACATTCTCTAAATTCCTATCTCAT GTTCTTGCTTTCTTAAATTCAATACTTCTGCTGAATCAGATGAACCAAGTGGTTGTGATTGCAACTGGTTACCATTCATGTGACTATGTGTTTGATTCGTCTAGTTCAATGCAAAGGGCTGAATGCTTGTTGGAGAAACTAGAGGAGTTTGTGGATAAAGATGAATCCTTGAGTCAAGAAGACTCTGTTGATGGAGTTGGATTTTCACTTCTTTCTGGTTCCCTTTCCATGGCTCTTTGCT ATATTCAACGGGTATTTCGTACAGGGCCTCTTCATCCACAGCCTCGG ATATTGTGTCTGCATGGATCGCCAGATGGGCCCGGACA ATATGTTGCAGTCATGAATGCAATTTTCTCAGCTCAACGTTCAATG GTACCGATTGATTCGTGTGTAATAGGATCCCAGCATTCTGCTTTTCTTCAGCAG GCCTCTTACATCACTGGTGGTGTATATTTGAAACCCCAAGTATCAGATGGACTGTTTCAATATCTCTCG ACGGTGTTTGCGACTGATTTGCATTCTCGTGCCTTTTTGCAACTTCCCAGGCCTGTGGGAGTTGACTTTCGTGCATC GTGCTTTTGCCACAAGAACACAATTGACATGGGCTACATATGCTCTGTTTGTTTATCCATATTCTGCAAGCATCACAAGAAATGCTCAACATGCGG ATCAAATTTTGGAGAGGCACGAAAGCAGGATCCCTCAGCCTCGGATCAGAAGAGAAACCCCAGATGGTAG